In Lycium ferocissimum isolate CSIRO_LF1 chromosome 11, AGI_CSIRO_Lferr_CH_V1, whole genome shotgun sequence, a single genomic region encodes these proteins:
- the LOC132036286 gene encoding protein DEEPER ROOTING 1-like → MKIFNWIQSKINGKQSTYKSNPVAITHHMLHQPCKEEFSDWPNELLAIGTFGNLKDSSNLNQPTCRPDHQPDQSLTPEEVGQLHKELKHLFQEESTPLSANGSKKDLEKFFNCLQNLVEDDQQVLENKESNFKRSNSLVRGRGQESAQLENTNNGISKKSLSYLLKKTFFCSSGFTPPPPHPLRDPVLPQSSKFEKSRMEKILRAILQKKIYPQATSPRGTTTRKRYLDNRGVIESDSEDEAFETVKNNGSKWDKSDSDFIVLEI, encoded by the exons ATGAAA ATCTTTAATTGGATTCAAAGCAAGATTAATGGGAAGCAAAGCACCTACAAGTCAAATCCAGTGGCAATCACTC ATCATATGCTGCATCAACCATGCAAAGAAGAATTCAGTGACTGGCCTAATGAACTGCTTGCTATTGGGACATTCGGAAATCTGAAGGATTCTTCGAATTTGAATCAGCCAACTTGTCGTCCTGATCATCAACCGGATCAAAGCCTTACACCTGAAGAAGTTGGACAGCTTCACAAAGAACTGAAACATCTATTTCAGGAAGAAAGTACTCCCCTTTCAGCCAATGGATCAAAAAAAGATCTTGAGAAATTCTTCAACTGTCTCCAGAACTTGGTAGAGGATGATCAGCAGGTTCTTGAAAATAAAGAGAGCAATTTCAAGCGGAGTAATAGTCTTGTTCGGGGCCGAGGCCAAGAATCTGCACAATTGGAGAACACAAACAATGGCATTAGCAAAAAATCCTTGTCATATCTCCTCAAGAAAACATTCTTCTGCAGCAGTGGATTCACACCTCCTCCCCCACACCCTTTGAGAGATCCAGTACTTCCACAATCGTCGAAATTCGAGAAATCAAGGATGGAAAAG ATTCTAAGGGCCATACTACAGAAAAAGATATATCCTCAAGCAACCAGTCCAAGGGGTACGACCACAAGAAAAAGATACTTAGACAATAGAGGTGTGATTGAAAGTGATAGTGAAGATGAAGCATTTGAGACTGTGAAGAATAATGGAAGTAAATGGGACAAATCAGATTCTGATT TCATTGTACTAGAGATATGA